A single genomic interval of Arthrobacter globiformis harbors:
- a CDS encoding DUF1990 family protein, which produces MAEKRLARGALNYAEIGATERGVSPAGYRRVASRTYLGEGADVYRKVAQGILAWELQRRSGLRVRTESDVVVPGARVVSGFGVGPFRLNAPCEVVWVHRPAPGGGPQSAGFGYGSLPGHPVRGEESFVTEIDAQGRVYLSITAFSRPSNWFYAAGGALARRAQRLMTSRYIEGARQLAAGES; this is translated from the coding sequence ATGGCTGAAAAGCGGCTGGCACGGGGTGCCCTCAACTACGCGGAGATCGGCGCCACCGAGCGCGGCGTCTCACCGGCAGGCTACCGCCGGGTGGCGTCCCGGACCTATCTCGGAGAGGGGGCGGATGTGTACCGCAAGGTGGCGCAGGGGATCCTGGCCTGGGAACTGCAGCGCCGGTCCGGGCTGCGCGTCCGGACCGAGTCCGACGTCGTCGTTCCCGGCGCGCGCGTGGTGAGCGGTTTCGGCGTCGGGCCCTTCCGGCTCAACGCGCCCTGCGAGGTGGTGTGGGTGCACCGTCCCGCGCCGGGCGGCGGACCGCAGTCAGCTGGCTTCGGCTACGGCTCCCTGCCGGGCCACCCGGTGCGCGGTGAGGAGTCATTTGTGACCGAGATCGATGCCCAGGGCCGGGTATACCTCTCCATCACTGCGTTCAGCCGTCCGTCCAACTGGTTCTACGCTGCGGGCGGCGCGCTGGCCCGCCGCGCGCAGCGCCTCATGACTTCCCGATACATTGAAGGTGCACGCCAACTCGCCGCAGGTGAAAGCTGA
- a CDS encoding putative quinol monooxygenase, producing MIFIVVKFKVKADWSDKWLGLVADFTEATRQEPGNLWFDWSRSVDDPNEFVLVEAFKDDAAGDHVNSAHFKKAMADMPQALAETPRIISRQLDGDGWDTMGELTI from the coding sequence GTGATATTCATCGTCGTCAAGTTCAAGGTCAAAGCCGACTGGTCAGATAAGTGGCTCGGCCTGGTGGCGGACTTCACCGAGGCCACCCGCCAGGAGCCAGGCAACCTGTGGTTCGACTGGTCCCGCAGTGTGGACGACCCGAACGAGTTCGTCCTGGTCGAAGCGTTCAAGGACGATGCCGCCGGGGACCATGTCAACAGCGCCCACTTCAAGAAGGCCATGGCGGACATGCCGCAGGCCCTCGCGGAGACCCCGCGCATCATCAGCCGCCAGCTCGACGGCGACGGCTGGGACACGATGGGCGAGCTCACGATCTGA
- a CDS encoding DUF503 domain-containing protein, with translation MWIGWIEFDILLGDVHSLKEKRSVVRPLLAEVKRRYDVSVAEVGDHDQYRRTRIGAGLVAADRAHLVEVLTAVERFVAFRPELELLSARQRELHSED, from the coding sequence ATGTGGATCGGCTGGATCGAGTTCGACATCCTCCTCGGCGACGTGCATAGCCTCAAGGAGAAGCGGTCTGTTGTGCGGCCGTTGCTGGCCGAGGTCAAACGGCGCTATGACGTCTCGGTGGCCGAGGTGGGGGATCACGACCAGTACCGCCGCACGAGGATCGGCGCCGGCCTGGTAGCCGCCGACCGCGCGCACCTCGTGGAGGTACTCACCGCCGTCGAACGCTTCGTGGCCTTCCGGCCTGAGCTGGAGCTGCTGAGCGCCCGGCAACGGGAGCTCCACAGCGAGGATTAA
- the purL gene encoding phosphoribosylformylglycinamidine synthase subunit PurL, producing the protein MTEISTSSITETKKFNIDTVEHAAKTPDTELPWAELGLKQNEFDEIVKVLGRRPTGAELAMYSVMWSEHCSYKSSKNHLRQFGEKVTDEMKKDMLVGIGENAGVTNLGDGWAVTFKIESHNSPSFVEPYQGAATGIGGIVRDIISMGARPVAVMDPLRFGAIDHPDTARVMHGAVAGIGGYGNSLGLPNIGGEMVFDSVYQGNPLVNALAVGVMRHEDIRLANASGKGNKVVLFGARTGGDGIGGASVLASESFDDTKPSKRPAVQVGDPFAEKVLIECCLELFKGSLVEGIQDLGAAGISCATSELASNGDGGMNVELTSVLLRDPTLTPGEILMSESQERMMAVVTPENVEAFEAVMDKWAVEYAWLGEVTDSGRLIITWEGEVIVDVDPRTVAHDGPVYDRPFARPAWQDALQADSFTGSVQDAARPSAPAELAAAVTELVASPNMCDKSWITNQYDRYVGGNTALAFPDDAGVVRVDEESGLGVALATDANGRYTYLDPYHGAQLALAEAYRNVATSGAVPMAVSDCLNFGSPEDPDVMWQLAEAIRGLSDACMVLGIPVTGGNVSLYNQTGTTPIHPSPVVAVLGKLDDVARRTPSGWREDGAAIYLLGTTAAELDGSEWSNMRGHLGGLPPKVDLEAERALGEILINASRDGMVDSAHDLSEGGLAAALVEASLRYGVGARIALQDVLDRDGVDLFTALFSETQGRAVVSVPRSEEVRFKDMCTARGFEHLRIGVVDAASGQLEINGVDTLSLDSLREAHEATLPKYFG; encoded by the coding sequence ATGACCGAGATCTCAACAAGCTCGATCACCGAGACCAAAAAGTTCAACATCGACACCGTCGAGCACGCGGCCAAGACGCCGGACACCGAACTGCCGTGGGCCGAACTCGGCCTGAAGCAGAACGAGTTCGACGAGATCGTCAAGGTCCTTGGCCGCCGCCCGACCGGCGCGGAACTCGCCATGTACTCCGTGATGTGGAGCGAGCATTGCTCCTACAAGTCCTCGAAGAACCACCTGCGCCAGTTCGGCGAGAAGGTGACCGACGAGATGAAGAAGGACATGCTGGTGGGCATCGGCGAAAACGCCGGCGTCACCAACCTGGGCGACGGCTGGGCCGTGACTTTCAAGATCGAGTCGCACAACTCGCCGTCGTTCGTTGAGCCGTACCAGGGTGCCGCCACCGGCATCGGCGGCATCGTCCGCGACATCATCTCCATGGGTGCCCGCCCGGTCGCCGTGATGGATCCGCTCCGCTTCGGTGCGATCGACCACCCCGACACCGCCCGCGTCATGCACGGCGCGGTCGCGGGCATCGGCGGCTACGGCAACTCCCTCGGCCTGCCGAACATCGGCGGCGAGATGGTCTTCGACTCCGTGTACCAGGGCAACCCGCTGGTCAACGCCCTGGCCGTGGGCGTCATGCGCCACGAGGACATCCGCCTGGCCAACGCCTCCGGCAAGGGCAACAAGGTGGTGCTGTTCGGTGCACGCACCGGCGGCGACGGCATCGGCGGCGCCTCGGTGCTCGCCTCCGAGTCCTTCGATGACACCAAGCCGTCCAAGCGGCCCGCGGTCCAGGTGGGCGACCCGTTCGCCGAAAAGGTCCTGATCGAGTGCTGCCTTGAACTGTTCAAGGGTTCGCTGGTTGAGGGCATCCAGGACCTCGGCGCCGCGGGCATCTCCTGCGCCACGTCCGAGCTCGCCTCCAACGGCGACGGCGGCATGAACGTCGAATTGACCTCTGTCCTGCTGCGCGACCCCACCCTGACTCCGGGCGAGATCCTGATGTCCGAGTCCCAGGAACGCATGATGGCCGTGGTGACGCCAGAGAACGTCGAGGCCTTCGAAGCCGTCATGGACAAGTGGGCAGTGGAGTACGCCTGGCTGGGTGAGGTGACCGACAGCGGCCGCCTGATCATCACGTGGGAAGGCGAAGTCATTGTCGACGTCGACCCGCGCACCGTGGCCCACGACGGTCCGGTCTACGACCGCCCGTTCGCCCGCCCCGCGTGGCAGGACGCCCTCCAGGCCGACTCCTTCACCGGGTCCGTACAGGACGCCGCCCGCCCCTCCGCCCCGGCGGAACTGGCCGCGGCCGTCACCGAGCTCGTTGCCTCGCCGAACATGTGCGACAAGTCCTGGATCACCAACCAGTACGACCGGTACGTCGGCGGCAACACCGCCCTGGCGTTCCCGGACGACGCCGGCGTGGTCCGCGTGGACGAGGAATCCGGCCTGGGCGTTGCCCTGGCCACCGACGCCAACGGCCGCTACACCTACCTCGACCCGTACCACGGCGCCCAGCTGGCACTGGCCGAGGCTTACCGCAACGTGGCCACATCCGGGGCCGTGCCGATGGCCGTGAGCGACTGCCTGAACTTCGGTTCCCCCGAGGACCCGGACGTCATGTGGCAGCTGGCCGAAGCCATCCGCGGCCTCTCCGACGCCTGCATGGTCCTGGGCATCCCAGTCACCGGCGGCAACGTCTCGCTGTACAACCAGACCGGCACCACGCCGATCCACCCCTCCCCGGTGGTGGCAGTGCTGGGCAAGCTCGACGACGTCGCCCGCCGCACGCCGTCGGGCTGGCGGGAAGACGGCGCGGCCATCTACCTGCTGGGCACAACTGCAGCGGAACTGGACGGCTCGGAATGGTCCAACATGCGCGGCCACCTCGGCGGCCTGCCCCCCAAGGTTGACCTCGAGGCCGAACGTGCGCTGGGCGAGATCCTGATCAACGCGTCCCGCGACGGCATGGTGGACTCGGCCCACGACCTCTCCGAGGGCGGCCTTGCCGCGGCCCTCGTGGAAGCGTCGCTGCGCTACGGCGTGGGCGCGCGGATCGCGCTGCAGGACGTCCTGGACCGCGACGGCGTGGACCTCTTCACCGCGCTGTTCTCCGAGACCCAGGGCCGCGCCGTCGTGAGCGTTCCGCGCTCCGAGGAAGTCCGCTTCAAGGACATGTGCACTGCCCGCGGCTTCGAGCACCTGCGCATCGGCGTGGTGGACGCAGCCAGCGGACAGCTGGAGATCAACGGCGTGGACACCCTCTCGCTGGACTCGCTCCGCGAAGCCCACGAGGCCACCCTGCCGAAGTACTTCGGCTAA
- the purQ gene encoding phosphoribosylformylglycinamidine synthase subunit PurQ → MTELPLIGEAVAVAAEPRLAGAKIGVVTFPGTLDDRDASRAVRLAGGTPVELWHGDSELGDVDAVILPGGFSYGDYLRAGAIARFAPLMSKIIDAANSDAKLPVLGICNGFQLLTESHLLPGSMIKNDHLKFICRDQVLRVENNSTYWTGDYAAGQEITVPLKNQDGQYIADEKTLDALESEGRVVFRYVGFNPNGSRRDIAGISNAAGNVVGLMPHPEHAVEVGFGPESLDGIGGSDTEGLGLFTSVLNKIVGAN, encoded by the coding sequence ATGACTGAACTTCCCCTGATAGGCGAGGCAGTCGCCGTCGCCGCCGAGCCGCGCCTCGCAGGCGCGAAAATCGGCGTCGTCACCTTCCCCGGAACCCTGGATGACCGGGACGCTTCCCGTGCGGTCCGGCTCGCGGGCGGCACGCCCGTGGAGCTCTGGCACGGAGACTCCGAACTGGGCGACGTTGACGCCGTCATCCTGCCGGGCGGATTCTCCTACGGCGACTACCTGCGCGCCGGTGCCATCGCGCGCTTCGCTCCGCTGATGTCCAAGATCATCGACGCCGCCAACTCGGATGCCAAGCTGCCGGTGCTCGGCATCTGCAACGGGTTCCAGCTGCTGACCGAGTCGCACCTGCTGCCCGGCTCCATGATCAAGAATGACCACCTGAAGTTCATCTGCCGCGACCAGGTGCTGCGGGTCGAGAACAACAGCACCTACTGGACCGGGGACTACGCCGCGGGCCAGGAAATCACGGTGCCGCTGAAGAACCAGGACGGCCAGTACATCGCGGACGAGAAGACCCTCGACGCCCTCGAGTCCGAGGGCCGCGTGGTGTTCCGCTACGTGGGCTTCAACCCGAACGGCTCGCGCCGCGACATTGCCGGCATCTCGAACGCCGCCGGCAACGTGGTGGGCCTCATGCCGCACCCGGAGCACGCCGTGGAGGTGGGCTTCGGCCCCGAGTCCCTGGACGGTATCGGCGGGTCCGACACCGAAGGCCTCGGTCTCTTCACCTCGGTACTGAACAAGATTGTGGGAGCGAACTAA
- the purS gene encoding phosphoribosylformylglycinamidine synthase subunit PurS, translated as MPRIVVDVMPKPEILDPQGKAIVGALPRLGFTSFSSVRQGKRFELTVDGEVTEDILAQAREAAETLLSNPVIEDVINVEVVEA; from the coding sequence ATGCCCCGGATCGTTGTCGACGTCATGCCCAAGCCCGAGATTCTGGACCCGCAGGGGAAGGCCATCGTGGGTGCACTCCCCCGCCTGGGCTTCACCAGCTTTAGCTCTGTCCGCCAGGGCAAGCGTTTCGAACTGACCGTTGACGGCGAGGTGACCGAGGACATCCTGGCCCAGGCCCGCGAAGCCGCCGAGACCCTGCTGTCCAACCCGGTGATCGAGGACGTTATAAACGTCGAGGTTGTCGAGGCCTGA
- a CDS encoding S8 family serine peptidase, which yields MPLLLSSVGALPATAAPSQLAATAAQQKNIDSTDYSAGRYIVVLTEKPAATYEGGTQGLQATKPRSGHKLDADRAEVRKYQAHLEAKQAALAEKENVQIRRKYTAALNGFTARLTADQAVNLAKNPEVLAVAPDTQQAPDYSTTDFLKLSGAYGTWNRQFGGKAGAGKGVVVGVIDSGYTPGSQFFAGEEVAQLKGNPEVGVPYRTAGGNIAMLKADGSTFEGECQKGEEFNGTACNSKVLSARYFSDAFEDSVSKQDRAPEELISPVDVGSHGTHTASTAAGNADVETFVDGRSFGLTGGIAPAAKLSSYKICWEDNDPNTGGCYTSSAVDAINQAVLDGVDVLNYSISGTTSSTTDPVSMAFLSAASAGIFVATSAGNSGPEASTVNHGEPWVTTVAASSFSQELQGTVEFSDGSKFRGASIMNREVAGAGVVLAANAASGQATDPALCAPGSLDPAKIAGKVVVCDRGVYDRVAKSAEVARGGGVGMILVNLAASSLDADKHSVPTVHVNPPATETIKAKVAANPAITVSLVNKDTTGLPAEAQPQIAGFSSRGPLLATDSDLLKPDVAAPGVAVLAGVSPIGAGGDEFGFMSGTSMASPHVAGFGALILGKNPTWSPAAVKSAMMTTASDVKLADGSKNTDVLATGAGQVDPARVLDPGLVYDATVDDYLRFIQGTGVDLGMPGLGTTRPRDMNVPSFSLGNLAGRIEVTRTVTALTPGVYSAKASVPGVKVTVTPSVLSFGAAGEKRTFKVAFENQSAKLGEFAPGSLTWRGANKTVTSPIAVRPQSVVAPKNIAFTSQGANGSGNIGIVSGSKLPTNVTLDGLSKADSSAIELVPGPFRYEADASNFVKTVEVPAGVPLAKLSVISADENADFDMVVVTPDGQGIVVATASASESVSIPNPAAGTYQMFVNLYDSPNQQATKASVDAAVLGANEGNATVTPDPVRLANGLSGKLALTWKNLAPGSYIGRITFDGTSAPTFVNVVVAEGGAVAVAPASEDPKKKKERGKVQNQDLTRSPDNSI from the coding sequence TTGCCTTTGCTTCTTTCGTCAGTCGGCGCGCTGCCGGCAACCGCGGCGCCGTCGCAGCTTGCGGCTACGGCCGCACAGCAAAAGAACATCGACTCCACCGACTACTCGGCCGGCCGCTACATTGTGGTCCTGACCGAGAAGCCCGCCGCCACCTACGAGGGCGGCACTCAGGGCCTGCAGGCCACCAAGCCACGGTCCGGCCACAAACTCGACGCCGACCGGGCAGAGGTGCGCAAGTACCAGGCCCACCTGGAGGCGAAACAGGCCGCGCTGGCTGAGAAGGAAAACGTGCAGATCCGCCGCAAATACACGGCGGCACTCAATGGGTTCACCGCCAGGCTTACCGCCGACCAGGCCGTGAACCTCGCCAAGAACCCTGAGGTCCTCGCGGTGGCACCCGACACCCAGCAGGCCCCGGACTACTCCACCACGGACTTCCTCAAGCTCAGCGGAGCCTACGGCACGTGGAACAGGCAGTTCGGCGGCAAGGCCGGCGCCGGCAAGGGCGTTGTGGTGGGCGTCATCGACTCCGGCTACACGCCGGGCAGCCAGTTCTTCGCCGGCGAAGAGGTTGCACAGCTCAAGGGCAATCCGGAGGTAGGCGTTCCCTACCGCACCGCCGGCGGTAACATCGCGATGCTGAAAGCAGACGGCAGCACCTTCGAGGGTGAGTGCCAAAAGGGTGAAGAGTTCAACGGAACGGCCTGCAACTCCAAGGTCCTCAGTGCCAGGTACTTCTCCGACGCCTTCGAGGATTCCGTCTCCAAGCAGGACCGCGCGCCGGAGGAACTGATTTCGCCGGTGGATGTGGGAAGCCACGGAACCCACACCGCAAGCACCGCGGCCGGCAACGCCGACGTGGAAACCTTCGTCGACGGTCGCAGCTTCGGCCTGACCGGCGGCATCGCACCGGCCGCCAAACTTTCCAGCTACAAGATCTGCTGGGAGGACAACGATCCCAACACCGGCGGCTGCTACACCTCGTCCGCTGTCGACGCCATCAACCAGGCCGTGCTCGACGGCGTGGACGTCCTGAACTACTCGATCTCGGGCACCACCTCCAGCACGACGGACCCGGTGTCCATGGCGTTCCTGTCCGCCGCCTCAGCCGGCATCTTCGTAGCCACCTCCGCAGGCAACTCCGGCCCTGAAGCCAGCACCGTGAACCACGGCGAGCCGTGGGTCACCACCGTTGCGGCCAGCAGCTTCTCCCAGGAGCTGCAGGGCACCGTGGAGTTCTCCGACGGCAGCAAGTTCCGCGGCGCCAGCATCATGAACCGTGAAGTTGCCGGGGCAGGCGTTGTGCTCGCCGCCAATGCAGCATCCGGACAGGCCACCGACCCTGCATTGTGCGCCCCCGGCTCGCTCGATCCGGCCAAGATTGCAGGCAAGGTGGTGGTCTGCGACCGCGGCGTCTATGACCGGGTGGCCAAGAGTGCCGAGGTTGCGCGGGGCGGCGGGGTGGGCATGATCCTCGTGAACCTGGCCGCATCATCGCTCGACGCCGACAAGCACTCCGTCCCCACCGTGCACGTGAATCCGCCTGCCACGGAAACCATCAAGGCCAAGGTGGCGGCGAACCCGGCCATCACGGTCTCCCTGGTCAACAAGGACACCACGGGACTGCCCGCCGAGGCGCAGCCGCAGATCGCCGGCTTCTCCTCCCGCGGACCGCTCCTCGCCACCGACTCTGACCTGCTGAAGCCCGACGTCGCCGCACCCGGCGTCGCCGTCCTTGCCGGCGTTTCTCCGATCGGTGCCGGCGGCGACGAGTTCGGGTTCATGTCCGGCACCTCCATGGCGTCGCCGCACGTGGCCGGCTTCGGTGCCCTGATCCTGGGCAAGAACCCCACCTGGTCCCCGGCCGCCGTGAAGTCGGCCATGATGACCACCGCCAGCGACGTCAAGCTCGCAGACGGCAGCAAGAATACGGACGTCCTCGCCACCGGCGCGGGTCAGGTGGATCCCGCCCGGGTGCTGGATCCGGGTCTCGTATACGACGCCACCGTCGACGACTACCTGCGGTTTATCCAGGGAACCGGCGTCGATCTGGGCATGCCTGGGCTCGGTACCACGCGGCCCCGTGACATGAACGTCCCGTCCTTCTCGCTCGGAAACCTGGCCGGCAGGATCGAGGTCACCCGCACGGTGACTGCGCTGACGCCGGGGGTGTACAGCGCAAAGGCCAGTGTGCCCGGAGTGAAGGTGACGGTGACGCCGTCGGTCCTGTCCTTTGGCGCTGCCGGCGAGAAGCGCACGTTCAAGGTGGCCTTTGAAAACCAAAGTGCCAAGCTGGGCGAGTTCGCCCCGGGATCGCTCACATGGCGGGGTGCCAACAAGACCGTGACATCACCGATTGCGGTCCGGCCGCAGTCGGTGGTGGCTCCCAAGAACATTGCGTTCACCTCCCAAGGGGCCAACGGTTCAGGCAACATCGGCATCGTCTCGGGCTCGAAACTGCCCACGAACGTGACGCTCGACGGTCTGTCGAAAGCGGACTCCTCGGCCATCGAACTCGTACCCGGCCCCTTCCGGTACGAGGCCGACGCCTCGAACTTCGTCAAGACGGTGGAAGTTCCCGCCGGCGTGCCCCTGGCCAAGCTGTCCGTGATTTCCGCGGATGAGAACGCCGACTTCGACATGGTGGTGGTCACGCCGGACGGGCAGGGAATTGTGGTCGCCACGGCCTCGGCGAGCGAGTCTGTTTCGATTCCGAACCCTGCTGCCGGTACCTACCAGATGTTCGTGAATCTCTACGACAGTCCCAACCAACAGGCAACCAAGGCCTCGGTGGATGCTGCGGTCCTGGGGGCCAATGAGGGCAACGCCACCGTGACTCCTGATCCGGTCCGCCTTGCGAACGGGCTCAGCGGGAAGCTCGCCCTCACCTGGAAGAACCTGGCGCCCGGCTCCTACATCGGGCGGATCACCTTCGACGGGACCAGCGCCCCGACGTTCGTGAACGTCGTGGTGGCGGAGGGCGGCGCCGTCGCGGTTGCACCGGCTTCGGAAGATCCGAAGAAAAAGAAGGAACGGGGGAAGGTCCAGAACCAGGACCTGACGCGGTCACCGGATAACTCCATCTAG
- a CDS encoding serine protease inhibitor: MSDTPQFPGTGQDVGLPPDTDLDLTVALTHAPGGPEHVFVLVSRSGQLVESTLPDPAAAIAAVGRFGERIFFPEPGPPRLCTQQYGGPQVAVVTGTFNGRTVNSRFSLTDGCEIARWRALSPLLGGVAGSTGAI; the protein is encoded by the coding sequence ATGAGCGATACACCTCAATTCCCGGGCACAGGCCAAGATGTCGGCCTGCCTCCGGACACGGACCTTGACCTGACCGTCGCCCTCACCCACGCCCCGGGCGGCCCGGAACACGTCTTTGTCCTGGTCAGCCGTTCCGGCCAACTGGTGGAATCAACCCTGCCGGATCCAGCGGCGGCGATTGCCGCCGTCGGACGGTTCGGCGAACGGATCTTTTTTCCGGAACCGGGCCCGCCCAGGCTGTGCACCCAGCAGTATGGCGGCCCCCAGGTGGCCGTGGTCACCGGCACCTTCAACGGACGCACTGTGAACTCCCGGTTTTCCCTGACGGACGGCTGCGAAATTGCCCGCTGGCGGGCGCTGTCCCCGCTGCTGGGCGGAGTGGCCGGGTCCACCGGCGCCATCTGA
- a CDS encoding 3-methyladenine DNA glycosylase yields the protein MTISAAQVLSAAEWREREAAHVRRVRRYADPYLARRSAGRKHPVEDFLFTYYTQKPGQLLRWHPGDGVVVSGTEAAARKDWKYYKALDGGELASADLPPGSTAVAFDRQAFLAERREALLFARIILAGTAARPAQFGCFGLHEWAMVYRQEKFELRHEYLKLRLGGAGTDKVVEDNRIRCSHFDAFRFYTPDAVPLNELSPSRENQRTMEQPGCLHANMDLYKWAYKLSPALPSELVMDCFELSWRVRAMDMQASPYDLTDWGYPAIPIETADGKAAYVEQQRAFSAEAQELRGRLMAALAPLFDSLGTEAER from the coding sequence TTGACGATCTCCGCCGCCCAGGTCCTCTCCGCCGCCGAATGGAGGGAACGGGAAGCCGCTCACGTGCGCCGGGTGCGCCGTTACGCCGATCCCTACCTTGCCCGCCGCTCCGCGGGGCGGAAGCATCCCGTGGAAGACTTCCTCTTCACGTACTACACGCAAAAGCCCGGCCAGCTGCTGCGCTGGCATCCCGGTGACGGTGTGGTCGTCTCCGGAACGGAGGCGGCTGCCCGCAAGGACTGGAAATACTACAAAGCGCTCGACGGCGGTGAGCTGGCCAGCGCGGACCTCCCGCCCGGCAGCACCGCGGTGGCGTTCGACCGTCAGGCGTTCCTGGCCGAACGGCGCGAGGCTCTCCTGTTTGCCCGGATCATCCTGGCCGGAACCGCCGCGCGGCCGGCGCAGTTCGGCTGTTTCGGCCTGCACGAGTGGGCCATGGTCTACCGGCAGGAGAAGTTCGAGCTGCGCCACGAGTACCTCAAGCTGCGGCTGGGAGGCGCGGGCACGGACAAGGTGGTCGAGGACAACAGGATCCGCTGCTCGCACTTTGACGCGTTCCGGTTCTACACACCCGACGCCGTGCCCCTGAACGAGCTTTCCCCCAGCCGGGAGAACCAGCGGACCATGGAGCAGCCCGGCTGCCTGCACGCCAACATGGACCTCTACAAGTGGGCGTACAAGCTCTCCCCTGCCCTGCCCAGCGAACTCGTCATGGACTGCTTCGAGCTGTCCTGGCGGGTGCGGGCCATGGACATGCAGGCCTCCCCCTACGACCTCACAGATTGGGGCTACCCGGCCATTCCGATTGAGACCGCCGACGGCAAGGCTGCCTACGTGGAGCAGCAGCGCGCCTTCTCGGCCGAAGCCCAGGAGCTGCGTGGCAGGCTGATGGCCGCCCTCGCGCCGCTCTTCGACAGCCTCGGAACGGAGGCCGAACGATGA
- a CDS encoding SSI family serine proteinase inhibitor yields the protein MRKQLISVLLALAATGGLAACTPNTGSGQPSATPGTTTGSPGTSSPGTSSPGTETPGTETPGTGTPSTPAPGSTPPDAETTVPAPEPPAASPLPSGPGAGDAELSITVKASKDGKAANYTLVCKGGAPMAESQHPNAAAACTSLKDNAAIVNPAAPPKGISCTQQYGGPQVATVTGEVNGTPVETSFALRDGCQIGAWNAAKDILGAAGGAL from the coding sequence ATGCGCAAGCAACTGATTTCTGTGCTGCTCGCCCTCGCAGCGACGGGCGGTCTCGCGGCCTGCACCCCGAATACCGGAAGCGGCCAGCCTTCGGCCACCCCCGGAACCACCACCGGCTCACCGGGGACCTCATCGCCCGGGACTTCATCACCGGGCACCGAGACTCCGGGCACTGAAACCCCCGGCACAGGCACTCCCAGTACCCCGGCGCCCGGCTCTACACCGCCCGACGCCGAAACGACGGTCCCAGCGCCCGAACCCCCTGCCGCTTCTCCCCTGCCGTCCGGGCCCGGCGCCGGCGATGCCGAACTGTCCATCACGGTCAAAGCGTCCAAGGACGGAAAAGCCGCGAATTACACGCTGGTCTGCAAGGGCGGCGCGCCGATGGCAGAGAGCCAGCACCCCAACGCCGCAGCAGCCTGCACGTCGCTGAAGGACAACGCAGCCATCGTGAACCCCGCCGCGCCGCCCAAGGGCATCTCCTGCACGCAGCAGTATGGCGGGCCGCAGGTGGCCACCGTGACCGGCGAAGTCAATGGCACCCCCGTGGAGACCTCCTTCGCCCTGCGGGACGGCTGCCAGATCGGAGCCTGGAACGCCGCCAAGGACATCCTCGGTGCTGCAGGCGGGGCTCTCTAG